From Carassius auratus strain Wakin chromosome 22, ASM336829v1, whole genome shotgun sequence, a single genomic window includes:
- the LOC113040662 gene encoding C-type natriuretic peptide 4, translated as MIIISHLVACGLILTLLSVSTETKPLTPEEQRSLRMLLGEELSELLGSAESRRRMEDRVRLLRDLRLDTRAKGPWARMMNDQPGSRRLKAGSKKGGSTARSGCFGHKMDRIGTMSGMGCQPSQPANNLS; from the exons ATGATCATCATCTCGCACTTGGTGGCGTGTGGACTTATTCTGACTCTCCTGTCGGTCAGCACCGAGACAAAACCACTCACGCCGGAGGAACAGAGG TCCCTGCGGATGCTGTTGGGCGAGGAGCTGTCTGAGCTGCTGGGGTCCGCTGAGAGTCGCAGGAGGATGGAGGACAGGGTCCGTCTGCTGAGGGACCTGCGCCTGGACACTCGGGCCAAGGGCCCCTGGGCCAGGATGATGAACGACCAGCCCGGCTCACGCAGACTCAAAGCTGGATCTAAGAAGGGAGGATCCACGGCCAGGAGCGGCTGCTTCGGACACAAGATGGACCGGATAGGAACCATGAGCGGGATGGGCTGCCAGCCGTCTCAGCCCGCAAACAATCTCTCATG A